The following are encoded together in the Thalassolituus oleivorans MIL-1 genome:
- the hmpA gene encoding NO-inducible flavohemoprotein, with protein sequence MLNTHQINIIKTTAPVVGAHAREITDYFYPLMFERYPEVIGLFNQTHQQKGTQRQALANALVAYATNIDHLGVLSHAVSLIAHKHCSLNILPEHYPIVGECLMEAISEILGDVVTEEVADAWGAAYQQLASLLIQTEEELYAAHAKRQGGWRGERRFLIERIEKESDVISSFYLTPDTGEVVIDFTPGQYVGIVLTIDGQPVRRNYSLSDAPGKRGVRISVKKESNGLVSSYLHNKARIDDEVWLTAPAGDFVLPSTLSRPVLLVTGGVGITPAISMLNDCIASGQKVTFIHAAINGRHQAFQELLSELERQHDNLKCVTIYEQPDEIDTPDAVGYIDFSILGQHLPADRNAEVFCLGPTPFMACVKQICSELQVPPSLLHFEFFGPAEQL encoded by the coding sequence ATGCTAAACACTCACCAAATTAATATCATTAAAACGACCGCGCCAGTAGTGGGCGCGCACGCGCGTGAGATTACCGATTACTTCTACCCGTTGATGTTCGAACGCTATCCAGAAGTAATTGGGCTGTTTAATCAGACACACCAGCAAAAAGGCACTCAACGACAGGCGCTAGCAAATGCCTTGGTCGCCTATGCGACTAATATCGATCACCTAGGGGTTCTGAGTCATGCCGTCAGCCTTATTGCGCACAAGCACTGTTCATTGAACATCTTGCCAGAACACTACCCCATCGTCGGCGAGTGCCTTATGGAAGCGATCAGTGAGATTCTGGGAGATGTCGTCACAGAAGAAGTCGCAGACGCGTGGGGAGCCGCCTACCAACAGCTTGCCAGTCTACTAATTCAAACGGAAGAAGAGCTGTATGCTGCTCACGCCAAGCGCCAGGGTGGCTGGCGAGGCGAAAGGCGATTCCTGATTGAGCGTATAGAAAAGGAAAGCGATGTAATTTCATCTTTCTATCTCACCCCCGATACTGGTGAGGTCGTAATTGACTTCACACCGGGTCAATACGTCGGAATTGTACTCACGATTGATGGCCAACCGGTTCGGCGCAACTATAGCTTGTCTGACGCTCCTGGAAAGCGAGGCGTCCGCATTTCGGTTAAAAAGGAAAGCAATGGATTAGTCTCTTCGTACCTTCACAATAAAGCACGCATAGATGACGAAGTATGGTTGACCGCTCCCGCTGGTGACTTCGTATTACCTTCAACACTTTCACGTCCCGTTTTGTTAGTCACCGGAGGCGTTGGTATCACTCCAGCCATAAGTATGCTCAATGACTGCATTGCCAGCGGCCAGAAAGTGACCTTCATTCATGCAGCAATCAATGGTCGCCACCAAGCGTTCCAGGAGCTCCTGAGCGAACTGGAGCGACAGCATGACAACCTGAAATGCGTCACCATCTACGAACAACCAGACGAAATAGATACGCCTGATGCAGTCGGTTATATAGATTTCAGCATACTCGGACAACACCTGCCTGCTGATCGCAATGCTGAGGTATTCTGTCTGGGGCCAACACCGTTCATGGCGTGCGTAAAACAGATATGTTCGGAACTCCAAGTTCCCCCCTCTCTACTCCATTTCGAGTTCTTCGGCCCTGCCGAGCAACTATAA
- the rnk gene encoding nucleoside diphosphate kinase regulator — translation MPTLPPIVLLNSDYKRLCQILDQLPNQTGLAERLGEELDRAKRVAEGEIPEDVVTMNSIVNFVNEDTGASYQLELAYPGECRGSSDKISILSPAGEALIGLNKGASIEWPAEGRYIHLKIIGVSHPHTSVV, via the coding sequence ATGCCCACACTTCCGCCCATCGTTTTACTAAACAGCGATTATAAACGCCTTTGTCAGATCCTCGATCAGTTACCAAATCAAACTGGCCTTGCCGAACGCTTAGGAGAAGAGTTGGATCGCGCAAAGCGTGTTGCTGAAGGAGAGATCCCAGAGGATGTCGTCACCATGAACTCAATTGTCAATTTCGTAAATGAAGATACTGGAGCCTCGTACCAATTAGAACTGGCCTACCCAGGAGAATGCAGAGGTTCATCTGATAAAATTTCTATTCTCAGCCCTGCTGGGGAAGCTCTGATCGGGTTGAATAAAGGAGCTTCTATTGAATGGCCAGCCGAAGGTCGCTACATCCACCTGAAGATTATCGGTGTAAGCCATCCCCACACCTCAGTGGTGTAA